One segment of Proteus appendicitidis DNA contains the following:
- the motB gene encoding flagellar motor protein MotB: MKSNSQIIRVKKRGRKQHNAHGGAWKIAYADFMTAMMAFFLVMWLLSISSPQELTRVAEYFRTPLKVAIEKGRFSGDATNPIPGGGRDPVYNEGDILPKGQEDKQLNEKQQFRRLKENLEQVILNDPRLKDLKPHLLIDMMDEGLRIQIIDKESRPMFRVGSATVEPYMKDILTAIAPILNDTPYKISLSGHTDDIPYASGAFKYSNWELSTDRANASRRELIGAGLSEWKVLRVVGMASTVHLVKEDGFAPANRRISILVLTKQAEQKIVQENERVAPTVTGASEIEPLLSGQETPQEKAGNTQTGSSVSSASELPESKKENVETGVSGESLPSQSTNITTKQGTAP; encoded by the coding sequence ATGAAGAGTAATTCACAGATCATTCGAGTTAAAAAGCGAGGGAGAAAGCAACATAACGCTCACGGTGGTGCATGGAAGATAGCTTATGCTGACTTTATGACTGCAATGATGGCTTTCTTTCTTGTCATGTGGTTACTTTCAATCTCTAGTCCACAAGAATTAACTCGTGTAGCCGAATATTTTCGTACGCCATTAAAAGTCGCGATTGAAAAAGGGCGATTTAGTGGGGATGCAACCAATCCTATTCCTGGAGGAGGGCGTGATCCTGTCTATAACGAAGGTGATATTTTGCCAAAAGGCCAGGAAGATAAACAGCTCAATGAAAAGCAACAATTTCGCCGATTAAAAGAAAATTTAGAGCAAGTTATTTTAAACGATCCTCGGTTAAAAGATCTGAAACCTCATTTATTAATAGACATGATGGATGAAGGATTACGAATTCAGATTATAGATAAAGAAAGCAGACCTATGTTTAGGGTCGGTAGTGCTACCGTTGAACCTTATATGAAGGATATTTTGACGGCAATAGCACCTATTTTAAATGACACGCCATACAAAATCAGTTTATCGGGTCATACCGATGATATTCCTTATGCAAGTGGCGCTTTTAAATATAGTAACTGGGAACTATCAACGGATCGCGCGAATGCCTCTCGTCGAGAATTAATTGGTGCGGGATTGAGTGAATGGAAAGTGTTGCGTGTTGTAGGTATGGCATCAACAGTTCATTTAGTTAAAGAGGATGGTTTTGCACCTGCTAACCGACGGATCAGTATTTTGGTCTTAACGAAGCAAGCAGAACAAAAAATTGTACAAGAAAATGAGCGGGTTGCACCGACAGTAACAGGGGCTTCAGAAATTGAACCTCTACTTTCAGGGCAAGAAACCCCACAAGAAAAAGCAGGAAACACACAGACGGGTTCGTCTGTGTCTTCTGCATCTGAGCTTCCCGAATCAAAAAAGGAAAATGTTGAAACAGGAGTTTCTGGGGAAAGTTTGCCATCACAATCGACAAATATTACGACAAAGCAGGGAACTGCCCCCTAA
- the motA gene encoding flagellar motor stator protein MotA, with protein MLVLLGYIVVMSAVIGGYLLVGGSLGALYQPAEFIIIFGAGVGAFIVGNNGRAIVSTMKILPKLLRSTNYNKAMYMDLMALMFRLLSKARQNGMLALERDIENPQQSDIFSQYPRIMKDAYMLSFITDYMRLMVTGNMNPYEIESLMDEEIATFEEESEVPATGLSAMGDSLPAFGIVAAVMGVVNALGAADRPAGEMGVLIGHAMVGTFLGILLAYGFISPLASRLRQRSSQQMKMMECIKTTLLSSMNGYAPQIAVEFGRKTLFLADRPSFIELEEHVRQVRTPMQANPDAMKEE; from the coding sequence GTGTTAGTACTCTTAGGATATATCGTGGTTATGAGCGCCGTCATCGGGGGATATCTTCTCGTCGGTGGTAGTTTAGGCGCCTTGTACCAGCCAGCCGAATTTATAATCATCTTTGGTGCCGGTGTCGGTGCTTTTATTGTAGGTAATAATGGTAGAGCAATTGTATCAACAATGAAGATCCTACCGAAGTTGCTTCGTAGTACAAATTACAATAAAGCGATGTACATGGATTTAATGGCACTGATGTTTCGTTTATTGTCAAAAGCACGTCAGAACGGGATGTTGGCATTAGAGAGAGATATCGAAAACCCACAACAAAGTGACATTTTTTCTCAATATCCTCGCATTATGAAAGATGCTTATATGCTCAGTTTTATTACTGACTATATGCGTTTAATGGTGACAGGGAATATGAACCCTTATGAAATTGAATCTCTGATGGATGAAGAGATTGCAACTTTTGAGGAAGAGAGCGAAGTCCCTGCAACAGGTTTATCAGCGATGGGGGATTCACTCCCTGCGTTTGGTATCGTTGCCGCTGTTATGGGTGTTGTTAATGCGCTAGGTGCTGCGGATAGACCAGCCGGTGAAATGGGCGTATTAATTGGACATGCAATGGTTGGTACTTTCTTAGGTATTTTATTAGCTTATGGCTTTATTTCACCATTAGCTTCTAGACTCAGACAGCGCTCTAGTCAGCAAATGAAAATGATGGAGTGCATTAAAACAACATTGTTATCTAGCATGAACGGATATGCACCACAGATAGCGGTTGAATTTGGACGTAAAACCCTCTTTCTGGCAGACAGACCTTCTTTTATTGAATTGGAAGAACATGTACGTCAGGTACGGACACCAATGCAGGCAAATCCTGATGCAATGAAAGAAGAGTAA
- the flhC gene encoding flagellar transcriptional regulator FlhC has protein sequence MSEKSIVREAKDIRLAMELITLGARLQMLESETQLSRGRLIKLYKELRGSPPPKGMLPFSTDWFMTWEQNIHSSMFYNAYRFLLKNGGCVGVEAVVKAYRLYLEQCPPVKDQEPILALTRAWTLVRFVESGMLQLSVCTKCNGSFITHAHQPASNYVCSLCQPPSRAIKKRKLSANPADINLQLLDGLEQFAM, from the coding sequence ATGAGTGAGAAAAGTATCGTCCGAGAAGCGAAAGATATTCGCTTAGCAATGGAATTAATCACCTTGGGTGCCCGCTTACAAATGCTTGAAAGTGAAACTCAATTAAGTCGGGGGCGTTTAATTAAATTATACAAAGAATTAAGAGGTAGCCCCCCTCCAAAAGGAATGCTGCCATTTTCAACGGATTGGTTTATGACATGGGAACAAAATATCCATTCTTCAATGTTTTATAACGCTTATCGCTTTTTATTAAAAAATGGCGGTTGTGTTGGTGTTGAGGCTGTTGTTAAAGCTTATCGTTTATATTTAGAACAATGTCCACCTGTTAAAGATCAAGAACCTATTTTAGCACTAACAAGAGCATGGACATTAGTACGCTTTGTTGAAAGTGGCATGTTGCAACTTTCCGTTTGTACCAAATGTAATGGTTCATTTATTACACACGCACACCAGCCAGCTAGCAATTATGTTTGTAGTCTTTGCCAGCCACCTTCTCGCGCAATAAAAAAACGTAAACTTTCCGCCAATCCTGCCGATATTAACTTACAACTGTTGGATGGTCTTGAACAGTTTGCAATGTGA
- the flhD gene encoding flagellar transcriptional regulator FlhD, which produces MSTVELLKHIYDINLSYLLLAQRLINQEKASAMFRLGISDAMADALAELTLPQLVKLAETNQLICNFRFEDSETIEQLTKESRVDDLQQIHTGILLSSNLFRQLSEQDTNATKKRA; this is translated from the coding sequence ATGAGTACGGTTGAATTGCTTAAGCATATTTATGACATAAATTTATCGTATTTGCTTTTAGCGCAAAGGTTAATTAACCAAGAAAAGGCTTCCGCAATGTTTCGGCTTGGGATTAGTGACGCAATGGCGGATGCGCTAGCAGAGCTTACATTGCCTCAATTGGTTAAGTTGGCTGAAACAAACCAACTAATCTGTAATTTCCGGTTTGAAGACAGCGAAACAATAGAACAACTCACTAAAGAATCTAGAGTGGATGATTTACAACAAATTCATACTGGCATTCTTCTTTCTTCTAACTTGTTTCGTCAGTTATCGGAACAAGACACTAATGCGACAAAGAAACGGGCATAA